TTTTAAGGTTGAAGGTCCTAGCAACCAATTTCAGTCCTTTCTCATTCCCATATACTCTCTTCCCAGGTGACCACTTTCCTTCGTATACTCTACAGTTTGTGGAATTGCTTGTAAATTGTAAACTCAACTATCCTGCGAACATGTGCACTTAGATGTCTACcgggaaaatacagagaatatcTACCACTTTTGTTCTTACATCCTGACATGACTCGATCCAGCTTGTGCTGAGagaattccattttttcccttcccattttAGCATTAAACCTAACTGATAATAATTCCTAACATTAATtagtgttaatttaaaaataactaatattcaATTACCAATCAATTGGTTAGTGTTTTTAGGTTACtttccccacaaaaaacaaacatacaagaAAGCAGGAACTGTATTTGTTATGTTCACCTCATATCCTGAGGTCAACATACAACCAGGCTTAGAGGAAGTCTATTTTTACTTCTAACTTGAATATAATAATGATGGTAAATGAATAGTGCCATCCATTCTTTAATCAGCTTGCACACTCAGGtgtggtgtttcttttttaaagaataaacaaatagaagatATTTTCTACAGTAAAGAtttaatgaacaaagaaaataataaattggttaaatataaagaaagcatTTTGTTATATTAAACTACAATGTAAAGGTGCACATAATGttatagcaacaaaaataatttaaatctcataaataattaaataaataaatatttaaataaataaatagagcagCCGGGTCATCTGTATCAGACTAGTGTCCGCAGGGTTAAACACAATATTCATTAATACGCttgaaaacatttgacaaatttGATTGAGTTCAGATCACGATTACAGCAGAAATCCTTGAGTCCTTGACATGGCAGAGCAAGTGGAAGTGTGATATTATCAGTCAATGAAAAGCATTTCCATGTTGAACCAGgtgtcatttcttcctccttaacTCTGCTGCAAGTTTGTGGATGAAGAGAAGGATCTCATGATTTCTGCTCTGACGATCTCCCAGGCACAAGGGCTGTATTTCTTCTCTTGCAGATAGAGAGCGATTCTTTGGAAGTATCTCCTCACAGCCAGCAGGGAGTCCTCGTTCATCAGGGGCGTCtcttccacccccacctcctggctcAGACAGGCTTCCAGCTCAGTCAGCTGCTGATAAAGTCCAGTGTAGAGTTTGTCTAGGAGGCTCTCATCCCAGGCAGCAGACGAGCCCTCTGTGCTGAAGAGGTGGAAGATCTGCTGGATCATCTCATGGACCACAGAGATGGCTTGAGCTGTCCGGAACTGGTTGCCGTCAAACACCTCCTGGGGGAATCCAAAGTCATTTCTGTCCTTCAGGCAGGAGAAGGGGGAGATTCTCCTCATTTGCCCCAGGAGCATCAAGACCCTTGTGTTGC
The sequence above is a segment of the Equus quagga isolate Etosha38 unplaced genomic scaffold, UCLA_HA_Equagga_1.0 167582_RagTag, whole genome shotgun sequence genome. Coding sequences within it:
- the LOC124233240 gene encoding interferon alpha-2-like, with amino-acid sequence MALPFSLLMALVVLSCHSSCSLACDLPHTHSLGNTRVLMLLGQMRRISPFSCLKDRNDFGFPQEVFDGNQFRTAQAISVVHEMIQQIFHLFSTEGSSAAWDESLLDKLYTGLYQQLTELEACLSQEVGVEETPLMNEDSLLAVRRYFQRIALYLQEKKYSPCAWEIVRAEIMRSFSSSTNLQQS